The nucleotide sequence tcggttaccactactgtcgagggaattgaagcagctgagagttcaggtggctgctctctcggaggtgagaagacctggcagcggcacgattagtgtgggtggctacacttactactggtcgggccgcagcgatggccaccatctccagggagtagccatagccatctccagcagacttcaaccctcggtagttgaggtcactccagtcgataagcgtattatggtattgagactgaagctttcatttggcttcatgtctcttattgctgtacaCGCTCCtgcggatgtatataaacttgaggtgaaagagatgttttacgccaaacttgcatctgtggcagacgtattgttctgggcgacttcaatgaggtatccggctgtgatcgagctggctacgagatgtctgtcggtcctcatggcttaggagctgatgctggcagcgagaatagccaccttttccgtgactttgctaggtcccagaaattgaggatttctggctcctggtctcagcgttctgacccacatcgttggacttggtatagcgatacaggtagtgtggccaaggagatcgaccacatcctcgttagcactcggtggaggatcctccagaactgtagggtgtatcgaagcgtcgagttctgtggaactgatcatagattagttgtggctactctccgggtccactttagaaccccccgtcgcccaaatgaacaccctagagtgtttcatttggacagattgagggaggacgagtgtgcccggcgGTTTGCCGAGGCtctctctggtcgtctcacagcacttgagggcctgacagacccagttcttatgtgggataccttcaagcgggaaacgcttgatgcagctcaggaatccattggtgatgcccaagagcaagaccgAATTCAagctcgcaggagacactggaaaccacagatgcttgtcatgcggctcgattgtcaggggatcgcaacttgcaccgttctctggtgcgcaggactaggtctctgttgagaagggataagaaacagtttatcagtaatcttgcagaggaggtcgaaagctatttcttagtaaatgaccttcgttctgcctaccaagccctgaaaaagctgaactccaagccctcctcacagacgactgcagtccgctcagcaagtggcccgataatctcagatcctgatggggtgcgtgtgcgttggggtgagtattttgagcagttgtataagattgatccaccaacagttaacatggatgtaggtaatgttgagattcctctgccagacccacccatcaacgaggatccaccctccctgactgaagtcaggggggcgatctccaagctgaagagtgataaagcagcaggtgtttgtggcatcccagctgaattgttaaaggctggtggagaacctatggcaaggggcttacaTGCAAGAACTTTCCCCCTggcctgctgaggggtgtggtcatgcctctctggaaggggaaaggggatcgctgggactgcaccaatcaccgaggcattacactactcagtgtaccaggcaaggtactcacgcacatcctactgagacgtatcagtgactacctgttgaggcaccaaaggccggagcaatctggattcactcctggtaagtccacaatagaccgcatcctggcgcttcgagtcattgtagagcgccgtcgtgagttcggacgtgggctgctcgcagcctacatcgacctcaagaaggcatttgacacggtgcatcgcaaatcactctgggagatcttgaggttaagaggaattccaacaaggattattggactaatggttaatggttaatggttaaaagcaaaataaatgtgctagacatctaaggtcatgtagcactatagtaaatggtagtgaagggtggttgagttagtgattagttgtcaaagttgggcaaaggaattgactagtaaatgggttaaggtagggtaaggtaatgtataggggttagatcaagtgaaggatgtatatgcatttgaggaatgaaaacaggttgtcaaagcagaaagtgtgagaagttgtgggagggatcacgaaaaatcggtcccatttggctgggctaaatagattatttaagaattttgtagagatgggggtagtagaaggacgggggcatgtggaagagggagtagtgttgagggaagtagtgttatggggaggtggacaataaggttgtaaggtagtataagggaggatggggtagttgatgaagaaggttgtgggggtatagttgttgaagttgagcatgttgggagtagaaatgtctcctggggtgttgattagggtggatactgtactagtcggcattgaggagggggtattagttgtagtgttcagagccgtggtcaaaggagagcctggggtcagggaatcgggcgagtttgaattggtggagctatttgatgaagaagcaagcctcattgcctctaataatggtatggttaatggttaatggttattcattgttggccatgataagcctggagtatgttgaggagagaaacggtccacccctcagggtggcttgaggggtaagggctagacataaagcaggggaataccgtgcccatggctccctcaggccgttcaggactggcacaaagtcagcctttcatcctttcagcacggctcttacaccttaggaagtggatagtagaaggggttggtgaagggacagaaaggaaaaagtaggagggggaaaaaaagaccatgcaaaatttgttgagtcgagggctgagtcccaaggttggggagctccccagcattgggtcccagtctccgcctcctaagcccccccacgccaacaacgggcaagggattggggggtattggactaatagcaaacctgtatacaggcactaaaagggctgtaaagtgtggtgggggcctgttgagcttcttccctattagttcaggtgtgaggcaaggctgcgttcttgcaccaacacttttcaacacttgcatggattggatactggggagagctactgtccaaagtcacaaggttacagaccttgactttgctgatgatgttgccattctctctgaatctctggaaaccctagtggcggctcttgatgcatttagcaatgaagcaaagcccctggggctaggtctcctggaccaagaccaagatccaggattttgggggcctactaggagaccttgtgcagtcggtacgtgcttgcagtgaaaacatcaaagtcacagagagctttatatacctcggtagtgcaattcacgactctgggctgtcagaccaagaagtcagtagacggattggcctggcagcaggagtcatgaaatctctcgacaagagtatttggagatgctggtacctgtgcaggaccaagttacgtgttttcaaggccctgatactgccagttttactctatggtagtgaaacttggacgctatcttgtgctctgcaatctagtcttgatgccttttgtaacagatccctgcgcctgatcatggggtacagttggcaggaccatatgtccaaccaacggctgcactatgagaccggtacaggacctgttacttgcacaatccgtgatcaccaactcaggctacgTGGCCACTTGGCTcaactcccgcaggatgatcctgcccatcaggttgtctctgtccaagacaaccctgggtggaggaggcctgtgggatgaccgagaaggtcgtggctttgacaaatcgatcaaacttgtcgtgaggaactagagatgggccgggcccctgcctggcggctcgccatgagggacccttgtaggtggaaacaaagggtggatgcggctatgcgcccctgccagcgttagccccaaaatgatgatgatgatgattgaaatatatatatatatatatatatatatatatatatatatatatatatgcatatatatatatatatatatatatatatatatatatatgtatgcatatatatatatatatatatatatatatatatatatatatatatatgcatatatacatatgcacacgcacacgcacacacaaaagaaaaggcTTTGTGGCTTATATTTCATGGATAGGTATAAATGACAAAATCAAATtcttgtgaataatatatatttgtatcttacAACCTTAAAAAGTGACAGCTATCTAAATACAGAAAACATGTATCTGTGAAGAAACTGCAACCTGTATGAATTTCTGGAAGTTTCAATAAGGCCATCAATGTAGTTCCtttagtacaaaaaaaaagaagcttaatACAGCACAGTGGTACTATGCACATTTTCTAATAAAACCAGTCCAAACAATTATGTgctatgtatacaagtatgtatacctCTTTGTAAAAAGATTTTTGGCTCAATGACTCAGCTCGTGCAGGGTGGACGTGGAAATAGATAATACATCTGAACGGTACTGTTAAACATTTACATAACCAAGCATAAACTAAGTCTTTGAATCAAATACCCTGATCACCAGACACACGGACCTAAGACGGACTACTCAGTATGGTAATGGGATCTCGTCTAAACACGCTCACCACATTTTGAAATCAGAAAAAAGGACAGTAAACAGAGAAAAACATGCATGTTAAGTTAatagccttaaaaaaaaaaaaaaacattcatataatGCCAGAAGAAACCTATATACAACTTAAAATCACAGTCACAATATACTACAGGTAATCACAATCACAGCTTGCATGTTTATTTACTCAAGATTGACTGATATGATATATTCAAAACCGTACACAGCTAAATAAtgacagataaaataataatctgattactatgtacacgatggaATACTTCCTGGATGTATACAGGGGTATTTGTAAGATTACAAATATTTGATAAagctacacaaatataaatattgccAATCTTCTTTTGGGGATGGATTATGTAACTCTACAAATATACAAGATTCATTCTAAGGCTGTAAATAAATGTGTAGTCCTTGTACAGTTTACAATTCTCTGAGGTTAAGCTGAAAACTGCATCAAAAACCTTTGAGTAAAAGAAATGCAAACACAAGTTTAAACTCTTCTCAGCTCGTTACTCCTGATTTGAATGTAAAAAAGAAGATATGCAAATTCATGAAATGAAGCACTGGTGATAAAGATCAAGGACAGGTAAGAAAAATCTTGCAATAAACCTCCCTTAGGTCTGacggaatgaatgaatgaataactcTTCTtgcagtttttctttctctttatactttCTTTTGGCTCTTTTCTAATAATACATTCTTGAGATCAAGAAGGGAAACTAACAGAAAAAATACACTAAGCCCAAGGGAAGGTCAGccttgtttccttttatttcttggcAAGGGCCATTCCTAGACCTATGAGGGCCCCTACACCCAGTATTGCTCCTCCAGCAATGGCAGCTCCCTTCAtggcatctgaaaaaaaaaaattagttaagaaagaaacattactaataatcacaataataatataaaacatgtgCAAGTACAAGAGCAAATGTGAATGAgaatgtgaatatgcatgtatgagtgGGGTTTGTtgaggggggggcggggcatCTGGATTCCCTTGGTCTTTCTATTTAACAATGCAGTCAGAGAAGGAAAGATTCCAAACTAAGGCTATAACTTGCATCAGTCCACATGACTACAAAACCGTAATCCTTCGTTACAAAAAGAGCTCAAGATACTATACTCCCTTTTGGTATTTGTTCAACAGGCAAAACAGGAGGTTGTGTAAAATGGAAATCCTAGAGTTGTGCAACAAACTTCCTTATACATTACTGTTAGGACAATTACATAAACGCCCAAATGGCAAGAAGAGAGTATCAAGGTGACTCTCTCAGGCACGAAAGTTCCATCCACCTGAGCCTTGGACATAATATAAAGCAACCTGTCCTTAAACTGTAAGGATGTGAAATTGACAAATTAATGGGTTTAATGGAATCAAGCTACCATACCGAGGATCTAGCTATAATTACACTAATGTGACTTTCGTGATACTTCTACCACTAGTTCTTGTAGATTCaccatataacaataataatatcaacaataacaataataatattaattacaataacaataatgacgatgataaagacaataacaataacgatgatgataaagacaataacaataatgataatgatattgatgatggtaataatgacaacagtaacaataataaaaataattataatgatgataataataaaaattacaattataaacataaacaaaacaataataataataataataataataataataataataatgaaaataataataataataataataataataataataaaaataataacaataacaataataataataataataataataataaaaataataataataataattataataataataataataataatacaaataataataataataataataataatagtaataaaaacaacaataataataataataataataataattattattataataataatattaataaaaataataattataatcacaataataataaaaacaataataataataacataataataatggtaacaatattaataataataacaacaccaccaataataataataataaaaatataataataataataataataataataataataataataataaaaataacaataataataataacaataataattggagaatgacagaaaaaaaaaagaacaaagacaaacacttacctttttccatttttttcttaataacggTTTCCAGCTCCTGAACCTGTCTGTTGCCAGGCTCGACTCGAAGCAGACCCTTCAGGTAGTTAAGAGCACTCTGGTATTCCTGCaggtataaataaaattaaaaagaatgtTTATAAGGAGGTAtcattcattatctatctatctatctatctatctatctatctatctccctgtctaaaCATCAATTATATATTCCTTatgaaaaaaaatttatatggacattatatatatatatatatatatatatatatatatatatatatatatatatatatatatatatataatatgtatatctatatatatcaatatatatgtatatatatattatatgtatatatattttatatgtatacatatatatatatatatatatatatatatatatatacatatatatatatatatatatacatatatatatatatatatatatatatatatatatacatatatatatatatatatacatatatatatatatatacatatatatatatatatatatatatatatatatagataaacatattatatatatatatatatatatatatatatatatatatatatatattatgtatatatatatagatatacatattatatatatatatatatatatatatatatatatatatatacatatatatatatatatatatacatatatatatcagtggcaGATACACTTGTGTTTTTTAGTGGGGGCAAAAATTATTCGCAACCACAACCTTTAGTTTATCGGAAAACATAGGCAACGCtcttttatatgtattgtatagtaCTGTATTGTGTTGTGCTGTATTACGATGAGTACTAAAAATCCAAGAATTGTAAAAATgcatttctggaaaaaaaaaaagcttatttgAAGGGCTTATTCTAGGGGTTGTATGGTAAATATGTCAAACTGTTAAGATACAGATTTTGCTTGCAaaccataaacataaatacatacatatatatatatatatatatatatatatatatatatatatatataccccacacacacacatatacatatacatatatatatatatatatatatatatatatatatatatatatatatatatatacacatatatatatatattatacatttatatatatattatatatacatatgtatgtatgtatgtatgtatgtatgtatgtatgtatgtatgtatgtatgtatgtatgtatgtatgtatgtatgtatgtatgcatgtatgtatgtatatatgtatgtatatatgtatgtatgtacgtatgtatgtacgtacgtatgtacgtatgtatgtacgtatgtatgtacgtatgtatgtacgtaagtatgtacatatgtacatatgtacgtatgtatgtatgtatatgtttgtgtttgtgtttgtgtttgtgtgtttgtgtttgtgtttgtgtttgtgtttgtgtttgtgtgtgtgtgtgtgtgtgtgtgtgtgtgtgtgtgtgtgtgtgtgtgtgtctgtgtgtgtgtgttgtgtgtgtgtgtgtatatatacatatatgtatatatgtatatatgtatatatgtacacacacacacacacacacacacacacacacacacacacacacacacacacactaactcacacatacttacaaatatatatataattagatacatatatatacatatacaaataagacatatacaaacaaatatatgtatgtatatgtatatgtatatgtatatgtatgtgtatgtgtatgtatatgcatatgtatatctttatctaaaacaatatctgtctatctatctatctatttatatatatatatatatatatatatatatatatatatatatatatatatatatatatatatataatatctaaatggGTAGTCACACATCTAATTATACTTGGCTGAATGAGGCGATCAAAAATAATTTGAATggacttatatacaaatatctcaCCTTCATACGAGCATTCCCAATAGCAAGGTAGAACACATAATCTCGTTTGCCGATTTCATCTGGTCTTTTGTAGAGCTCCTCCAGGAGAACCACACCTCGCTGGATGTCTGCTGGGTATCTGTCATAATACAAATACATGGATGCCAGTTCAGTTTCTGGATCAAGTATGCTTTCTCATTAAATTAACTGAGATATGCGTTCAAACTCCTTGTGAATACATGTAgctaatttttaaatttaaatttctcTTGTGTATTTAAATTTAACATTTCCTtatgaaaagtgaaaaaggatgagagaaaagtTCTTAAACTAAAACTTAAATCTATGGTAAATAAAACATTAGTAATATGTTTAAGCATCATTTAAGAAAAGAattcactcattttcttttatacaaCTTCAGCAAAGGAGTACGACAACATCAGACTGATCACAAAACACATAAATGTCTTGATATAATACCTTACCTGCTACGGACAAGGAAGCAGGCGTACTCAAACTGAGTAGTGCTAGAGACTATGCCTTTCACTAATTCATCATTGTACTTCTTTTCAAAGACCTGAAATTTTAAAAGAGATATCAAAAACACTTTTAAAAAGAGTGACATGTATGAGGTACTTCAATCCTAACAGAAATGTAACCACAATAGAATGTAATGATTAATCTGACTAATCACATATTTTTCTGTGTGGTATGCAAGGCAAATTACCTATTTCATCTTTAACCACTGACACTAGGAAATCTGCACATGTACCTTGATCCATTGCAATTTCAATTCATTAATTTTGATTAGATATTTTTTGCAGTATATTAAAAAATAAGGTAATCAGGGGATGTTAACCTCTACTATCCAAATGATGTGAACattatgtcatgaaaaaatttggcttgaggggcaggtAATGAGTATTTCGACTGAAGAAAGGAATGACTTTCTATGAGTGcaaaaagctcttggagggtaatagactcatttggcatttaagaaggggcttttgcatttttgccattgataaacaagtgtggaatgtactgtctgtgagccatgactggaagagcaccagcttcagggaggacactatttccatgctcctATGACTGGCAGCGCAGTTTGTAtcacagaaaatttaatattgtGAAACAAAatgttatggactacctagagtgATGACATGGAGTCTGTACAAGGAAAACAGTCTTTTACCATCTAGATAAAGCAAACCAAATGACAAATGTAGacactggaaaatggcaaaaaaggtcaaaagagaaaataacattgcaaaggggaggcacgGAGTCTTGTCACCGCATATAAGTGTTCTTGTGAACCCGGCCTACAAGCCTCACACCCATCAGAGTAGCCACTCAAGTAAGCCAAAGCCCATATTTTGGGCCACGTGATGGTTGTTAATATCCAGATCCAATTGACTGAGTAGAATAGAACTTTATGAAAATGCTGCAGATATGCAACAAGCAACCACTGACATACATAACCTGTACTGTCACATAACAATTAAATGGAAAAAATGTTACAATGcagatatgagaaaaaaataaaaaaaggaaatgtagtaCATCCCTGTACTCATGTTTTTTTTGGTTAATGGTTCCGATTCTTCTACTAAATGCCAATCACATGTCCTTAACTCCTTATTATTGAGCTCCATGCCACTTAACCCTTTCTGTGCCCTGGGTCTGATGTACTAAAAGTGTGCCTAAAAGTTGTGATGTGGAAGCAATTTTTGTATAATTAGCACAGATTTGGGGCAGAGGGGTTGTGGGGGAGCAGACAGATTTGTGGGATGTGGAGGGTGTGTACAGAGCCTGGGATCTTTCAACCACATGTTCACAAACATGTAAAAGTGCCAAAGGGTTTCCAGAAAATATGCAGAATAATATTTATCAGAAAAACTATTTTCCTTTGAAATGAGGCCATAAGAATACATGAAGCAACAATATTTGGCTTAACTATAATCTATGGAAAGCCAGAGTTGCTTTTCAAGGAAACAATGACAGTGACTGAAGCAACTGCCATGGCCTCTACACCCTAGCAAACCTCCACTTATTCTAGCAAGACTGAGCTCAGAGATCTCCCTGGTGATCCAATGACAAATATGGAACCAGACCAAGCTCTATTTTGCAAGAATATAAGTTAAGGATGTTTGCTGGCTTCTATCATAGTGCCAAAGGTATTTGATATGgatatcatggaatatgcaaATCTTGATCTGATGGTGATGTGGTTCAAGAATTACTGCAacttttgatatttatatatataatttaatgtttCTTGTAATTCTGCCTTAGAAAAAAACATTCTATTAGCATACTGCAATCGAGTGGGGAAGAAGTAATATCTTGAATGATTGATCAAAATTGAAGACTGAAGGTCAGTAGAAAAAGGATAATTTTCTAAGATTTatgtaaaattcagagaaagataaaaagacatgGCCAATACAGTaaaaagtgtgtgggtgtgggtgtgtgtgtgggtgtgtgtgtgtgtgtgtgtgtgtgtgtgtgtgtgtgtgtgtgtgtgtgtgtgtgtgtgtgtgtgtgtgtgtgtgtgtgtgtgtgtgtgtgtctatatatatatatatatatatatatatatatatatacatatacatatacatatacatatacatatacatatacatatacatgtacatgtacatgtacatgtacatgtacatgtacatgtacatgtacatgtacatgtacatgttaaTACCAGAATTGTCAGAAGGAACACTCTTTGataccacatatatgtatatatgtacatgtacatatacatatatgtggaatcAAAGAGTGTTCCTTCTGACAATTCTGGtattaactaaaaataaaaagtcACCTAATAGAGTTATTTAAGAAGCAATCTGCACATCTTCCAATGCCTATACATTGTTTGCTGCCGATTACATGACAAACTTCCACCATATACAATCTGGCAATGTAGAGCATGCACTCCTTCCTGGAAATCTACCAGCAAATACAGAACCAATCCAACCTCAACTTGCCAAAATATACATGGTGGCAGTTTGTTGGCCTATGCCGAGGCAGGAAGAGCAACCCTTATGTTGTGCCACTATTGTGGCACAACATGACAAATCTGTAAGTAACAACTGgaggttaatgttactgagagcagCACACAAAGataagagggaaatggacactgtcatcttatagagcataagaaataagagtaaaaaacAACACAGCTACCTCCTATATActgagaaatgacaaaaaaaatcacTGCATGTCCACAACTGGAGGTTAATGTTGCTGAGAGCAacacacaaagatagagggaaatggacactgctatCTTATATagcataagaaatagagtaataaacaacacagcTAAAGCTACAGCGACCTCCTATATACCGcgaaatgacaacaaaaatccACTGCGTCCACAACACCGTCACACACCCAGAGTCATTAATGTTTCAATTTCTGTAATGCAGTATGAAGTGCTAATACAGGTGGGTACGGGGGAGCTTGCCCAattgtctagggaataaatagatggtaGGAAAGGTTAGCTTCGGACTTTTGGGTTGGCATGATAGCCTGGTTTTGAGACTTCATCTCTGGAGGGTGAATCACTCTCGTTAACAAATACCCAATTGGATTTCTAAAACCAATATAATTAGGAAAACAGTCCTGTTGGGAGTATTCTAAATATTAATGAGGAATACCCAAGACCTTCCAAAATTAGGCAGAAATCTGGCCGATAACATGATTTCCCTGACCTGTTGGATGGGGACAGAGATCTTAACACAGAAACGAAAGACGCTTCATAGAAAAATCAAGGCTTTTCCAGATTATATGAGAAACTAGTATCTCGCTCACTAGCTTTCTCTCGCTACATGATAACATTATATGGTACCAAATCATCCAATTACGATGACTCAGAATCACAAGACGTGTATACACCTACAATTCCTCTGCAGGTAAACCAATAACCGTATTTTATTTTGGCATCAAGACCTCCTAATCACATGTTGAGGGTTGGCAGTTCAAAGGACATGGCATATCTTCCCACTAACCTTTAAGTCTTCGGAGGAACAAACTTCACTCAACACATCCTCCATTGTTTACAAGTGATGCAACGGGACTTGGGGCGTGCATCTTCCCGGCGCTGAAGCCTTTAGAGGGAAAGCATCTTTTGTAACAGTGGCAGATACTTTAATTTGCTGTTTGTGTCTATTGGGGCTGGATTAAGCCCTCTGGAGACTCTAAGAACTTAAGACTTTGGTgcctcatatatgtataattcaaagGATAAGCATATTAACCCACGCAAAaaaatcttcatcttcttttatagGCTATACTCTTGTATAGTCTATATCCCCtgtatctattttcttccttctttattttttcttatattatctcTGTTAGTTTCAAGAAGATTTTGGTGTGTCTTAAAATGTAGAACTTTACTGGTGAAAGGTCAGCTCCTGTGAATAGTAATTCCATACTGACTCTTCAAAACTTCCATCAACTCGGTTCTG is from Penaeus chinensis breed Huanghai No. 1 chromosome 36, ASM1920278v2, whole genome shotgun sequence and encodes:
- the LOC125044570 gene encoding mitochondrial fission 1 protein-like; its protein translation is MEDVLSEVCSSEDLKVFEKKYNDELVKGIVSSTTQFEYACFLVRSRYPADIQRGVVLLEELYKRPDEIGKRDYVFYLAIGNARMKEYQSALNYLKGLLRVEPGNRQVQELETVIKKKMEKDAMKGAAIAGGAILGVGALIGLGMALAKK